The sequence TAGTCGATCTTCGACTCCTCACGCCTGACCATCGGCTCGAGCCCGGGGTGGCCACCTTCGCCATCCCGATAGAAGGCTTTGATAAACGACAACCAGTCGCGTTCGCCGTTGGAGATCTGGTCGAGATCTTCTTCCATCTCGGCCGTAAACCCCACATCCACGTAGTCGCCGAAGTGACGGCGCAGCAGGTGGATCACGGCGAATGCCGAGAAGCTCGGCACCAGGGCCTTGCCCTGGCGGAACATATAGGCCCGGCGGTCGAGCGTCGCGATGGTCGGCGCGAACGTCGACGGGCGGCCGATGCCGGCCTGCTCGAGCTCCTTGATGAGCGCCGCCTCCGTGTACCTGGCTGGCGGCTGCGTCTCGTGGCCCTTCGGATCAAGGCTGGCCAGACTGACCTGCGCCTGGCTGGCCGCGCCAGCCCGCCCGATGTGATCGCCCTCTTTCATCGTCGGCAGAATCGATTCCTGATCGGCCAGTTCGGCATCGGGGTCGTCGCTTCCTTCGACATACGCGCGCCGGAATCCGGCGAACTCGATGGCCTTGCCGCTGGTGGTCAGCGCGCAGGGTTCGCCGCTGGGGCCGCGTCCGGTGATCTCCACCAGCGTCTTCAACACGCGCGCATCCGGCATCTGCGAGGCCATGGTGCGCTTCCAGACGAGCTCATAGACCCGCAGTTCGTCGGCATTGAGCACGCCCGCCAACTGCTGAGGGGCCAGGCGGAAATCGGTGGGCCGGATCGCTTCGTGCGCTTCCTGGGCGTTCTTGACGCGGGTCTGGTACCGTCGCGGGCCGGTGTAGTACTCGTCGCCAAACATCTGGCGGATGACCCGAGCCGCCTCGTGGATCGCCTTGTCGCTGAGCGTGGTGGAATCGGTGCGGTGGTAAGTGATGAGGCCTTCGATGTCGCCACCGCCGATCTCGACGCCCTGGAACAGCCGCTGGGCGATCTGCATGGTGCGATCGGTCGAGAACCCGAGCTTGCGGCTTGCCTCCTGGGTCAACGTCGACGTCGTAAACGGCGGCGCGGGCCGTTCAGCACCCGGCTTGGCCTCGACCGACGTCACCTCCCACGGCAGATTCGTGGTGAGCGCATCGGCCAGTCGGCGCGCCGCGGCCTCGTCGAGGTGCCGCACGCGCTTGTTGGCGAGCAGGCCGGTGGCCGGATCGAAATCCTTCCCGGTCGCCACCCGCTCGTCGCCGACGCGAACCAGCGTTGCGACAAACGCCCGTCCACCCGATGTCAGCCGGGCCTCGAGATCCCAGAACGCGCTGGTACGAAACGCGCGCCGGGCCTCTTCGCGCTCCACGAGCAGCCGGACCGCCACGCTCTGCACGCGGCCCGCGCTCAAGCCGGTCTGCACCTTCTTCCACAACACGGGCGACAGGGTGTAGCCGTAGAGACGATCGAGAATCCGCCGGCTCTCCTGTGCCCTCACGAGGTTCTCGTCCAGATCGTGCTTCGACGCGAGCGCTTCCCGAATGGCGTCCTCGGTAATCTCGTGGAACGCGATGCGACGAACCGGAACCTTGGGTTTGAGAATCTCCTTGAGATGCCAGCTGATGGACTCGCCCTCACGATCGGGGTCGGTGGCCAGGATCAGCTCCGACGCGCCTTTCAACGCGGCCTTGAGCACCGCCACCTGTTTCTTCTTGCTGGCGGGGACCACATAGTAAGGGGTGAAGTCGCCGTCCGTGTCGACTCCCATGCGGCCCCAGGACTTGCCGCGGATACTGGCCGGCACTTCCGATGCCCGCTCCGGCAGATCCCGCACGTGCCCGTAGCTCGCCTCGATG comes from Acidobacteriota bacterium and encodes:
- the topA gene encoding type I DNA topoisomerase, giving the protein MGKPLVIVESPAKAKTLARFLGNEFRIEASYGHVRDLPERASEVPASIRGKSWGRMGVDTDGDFTPYYVVPASKKKQVAVLKAALKGASELILATDPDREGESISWHLKEILKPKVPVRRIAFHEITEDAIREALASKHDLDENLVRAQESRRILDRLYGYTLSPVLWKKVQTGLSAGRVQSVAVRLLVEREEARRAFRTSAFWDLEARLTSGGRAFVATLVRVGDERVATGKDFDPATGLLANKRVRHLDEAAARRLADALTTNLPWEVTSVEAKPGAERPAPPFTTSTLTQEASRKLGFSTDRTMQIAQRLFQGVEIGGGDIEGLITYHRTDSTTLSDKAIHEAARVIRQMFGDEYYTGPRRYQTRVKNAQEAHEAIRPTDFRLAPQQLAGVLNADELRVYELVWKRTMASQMPDARVLKTLVEITGRGPSGEPCALTTSGKAIEFAGFRRAYVEGSDDPDAELADQESILPTMKEGDHIGRAGAASQAQVSLASLDPKGHETQPPARYTEAALIKELEQAGIGRPSTFAPTIATLDRRAYMFRQGKALVPSFSAFAVIHLLRRHFGDYVDVGFTAEMEEDLDQISNGERDWLSFIKAFYRDGEGGHPGLEPMVRREESKIDYPTLDVGLDQATGETVRVRLGRYGAFLQRGEGGTGNTATLPKSLAPADLTIEKALALLKVKAEGPRTLGPDPVSGLSVSVQHGRFGHYIQLGETPPRVKGQKPEMPRRASVPAGSNHATITLAEALQLLSLPRDLGAHPADGEIIVASRGRFGPYVKHGDQFRSLEDGDDVFTITLERALALLAAPKVSRRQTMTRTVIRSLGNRPDGGVEIKLMEGRYGPYVTDGTVNASLPKGGDPAALSIADAVELLNARAAAGPASGRKGKSVRARPAVRSKKRATGSKK